From a region of the Xyrauchen texanus isolate HMW12.3.18 chromosome 39, RBS_HiC_50CHRs, whole genome shotgun sequence genome:
- the LOC127632923 gene encoding transmembrane protein 51-like — MCSSGQLLCSGRRRSPPSGGGSSSGSQYALCVLGVGLVALGIVMIVWSVVPSKVTQLQNSTTPVPNDGIVKDQGKTSSVAYVLVGAGIAMLLLAICLGLRNKKQRRHRETAVTGNPEYVDRDEASNEEPAPTYDVPTYEEAVNSGQYPVRQSNLRQSCQLPSYEDLIGAVESEGQQPKEGNGQEAPQAMPDSGPQAAAPTSSSQPARSSSRASRILRPLRVRRIKSEKLHLKDIRLNIQSPARGGVVTIEPLTPPPKYEDKPPQLPTEAV, encoded by the exons ATGTGCTCCAGTGGGCAGCTTCTGTGTTCAGGAAGGAGGCGTTCGCCCCCCAGTGGAGGGGGCAGTAGCTCAGGCTCCCAGTATGCTCTCTGTGTGCTTGGGGTGGGCTTGGTGGCACTTGGAATTGTCATGATTGTGTGGAGCGTTGTGCCTTCCAAAGTGACACAGCTGCAAAATAGTACAACTCCAGTTCCGAATGATGGCATTGTGAAAGATCAAGGGAAGACTTCGTCTGTTGCTTATGTGCTAGTGGGAGCCGGCATAGCCATGTTACTCTTGGCTATATGTCTCGGGTTAAGGAACAAGAAGCAGAGGAGACACAGGGAAACTGCAGTCACAGGCAATCCTGAATATGTGGACCGTGATGAGGC ATCAAATGAAGAGCCAGCACCCACCTATGATGTCCCAACATATGAGGAAGCGGTCAACAGTGGACAGTACCCTGTTCGTCAGAGCAACCTGCGACAGAGTTGCCAGCTACCCTCATACGAAGATCTTATTGGTGCTGTTGAAAGTGAAGGCCAGCAACCAAAGGAAGGTAATGGGCAAGAGGCCCCTCAGGCAATGCCTGACTCTGGACCCCAGGCTGCGGCACCCACCTCCAGCTCCCAGCCCGCACGCAGCAGCAGTAGAGCTAGTCGCATCCTTAGGCCTCTCAGAGTGCGCAGGATCAAGTCAGAGAAGCTCCATCTGAAGGACATTCGTCTGAATATTCAAAGCCCTGCTCGAGGAGGGGTGGTGACCATCGAACCACTAACCCCTCCACCAAAGTATGAGGATAAGCCACCCCAACTTCCCACAGAAGCAGTGTAG